In Ischnura elegans chromosome 9, ioIscEleg1.1, whole genome shotgun sequence, the following proteins share a genomic window:
- the LOC124165496 gene encoding coilin isoform X3, whose amino-acid sequence METMISVYRALDERTHTPEKSCTKSINRLEKVTNLLNVCEQSRNDNCEIQSPDIRPQKKKKKRKNLVDESGESEKLTDKDTSEVQSSSFTFSSSPNEKKRKKNHDDASQDYFGETSREAKTRKCETKVKRESHDSSKEWPQHDLLRNIGCGGIVSRDEVEDDVELMGQNASKTQSSNVASVAPPKKGRRKKCDDEAQDCSDETSCGTNERNSGKIRMESNGSCYERPWDDLLNKKICNGNKNLKNHFDVLRSHKKGNTDRLNNLSTIHHCRSESENLSPSDQVNSFKPANTLESERKCDTMSESLECSFGSSSSQKKKRKRKRKRSNRGQDTKKLPVHETEVIADAPILPVATKRMKNMINNCHIRFSDAEEIESVNEVPGNGMQMVECRSASSNMVSVDSNACKNVIVDLIETSNECPMSGPIKDHQGPDQKSDDASDDHVKDHQKVLDVSHAMKCEFSNVENFDTISENGMLELVKNDDGVESIVSKNENVSCEKKVSSEDHTSNTVWSRLGPPCSRGNRRRNAVIAMGLGATLSQLMKDSNSTNNIESIPPKEVPIETPQVVDIPKPKQIEENPKKDIKERYSGYPILEKLPQVNDILVFKILKLNERYEPTISGHLKGKVMECEEDTKQVTVDILGGDQELAKTCGKFDLIDGDEETDVVKKPSSGGKNGRKTLQLNWNEFIEPRIMFP is encoded by the exons atggaaacaatgatttctGTATATCGCGCACTGGATGAACGTACGCATACCCCAGAAAAAAGTTGCACCAAGAGTATCAATAG gctGGAAAAAGTCACCAATCTCTTAAATGTTTGTGAGCAGTCAAGGAATGACAATTGTGAGATTCAGTCCCCTGATATTCGTCctcaaaagaagaagaagaaaaggaaaaacttaGTGGATGAAAGTggagaaagtgaaaaattaacaGACAAGGATACTTCAGAAGTACAGAGCTCCAGTTTTACATTCTCTTCCTCACCTAAtgagaagaaaagaaagaaaaatcacgACGATGCGTCTCAAGATTATTTTGGTGAAACCTCGAGGGAAGCAAAAACTCGTAAGTGTGAAACAAAAGTGAAAAGGGAATCACACGATAGTTCCAAAGAGTGGCCTCAGCATGACTTACTGAGAAACATAGGCTGTGGAGGAATAGTCTCGCGAGATGAAGTTGAAGATGATGTTGAATTAATGGGACAGAATGCCTCCAAAACACAGAGCTCAAATGTGGCATCCGTAGCACCACCAAAgaagggaagaaggaaaaaatgtgaTGATGAGGCTCAAGATTGTAGTGATGAAACCTCTTGTGGCACAAATGAGCGTAACTCAGGGAAAATAAGAATGGAATCAAATGGTAGCTGCTATGAGAGGCCGTGGGATGACTTGCTGAATAAGAAAAtatgtaatggaaataaaaatctaaaaaatcacTTCGATGTGCTTAGGTCTCATAAGAAGGGAAATACTGATCGTCTGAATAACCTTTCCACCATACACCATTGTCGAAGCGAGTCAGAAAATTTGAGTCCAAGTGACCAAGTGAATTCATTTAAACCAGCAAACACTTTGGAAAGCGAAAGAAAATGTGATACCATGAGCGAAAGTTTGGAATGTAGTTTTGGTTCCAGTTCATCTCAAAAGAAAAAACGTAAGCGGAAAAGGAAACGGTCAAATAGGGGGCAGGATACAAAGAAACTCCCTGTACATGAAACTGAAGTGATAGCAGATGCTCCAATACTTCCTGTAGCTaccaaaagaatgaaaaatatgattaacAACTGTCACATTAGATTCTCAGATGCAGAAGAGATTGAAAGTGTGAATGAAGTTCCGGGAAATGGAATGCAAATGGTGGAATGCAGGAGTGCCAGCTCAAATATGGTTAGTGTTGATTCAAATGCATGCAAGAATGTAATAGTGGACCTTATTGAAACTTCTAATGAATGTCCTATGTCTGGTCCAATCAAAGATCATCAGGGACCTGACCAGAAAAGTGATGATGCATCTGATGATCATGTTAAAGATCATCAGAAGGTCTTAGATGTCAGTCATGCCATGAAGTGTGAATTCTCTAATGTTGAAAATTTCGATACGATTAGTGAGAATGGGATGTTAGAGCTTGTGAAAAATGATGATGGAGTGGAAAGTATTGTGAGCaagaatgaaaatgtttcgtgtgAAAAGAAAGTTTCTTCTGAAGACCACACATCCAATACCGTATGGTCTAGGTTGGGCCCCCCTTGTAGTCGAGGAAATAGACGGAGGAATGCAGTCATTGCAATGGGTCTTGGGGCAACACTCTCTCAGCTCATGAAAGACTCAAACTCAACAAATAATATagaaagcattccaccaaaagaggtCCCCATTGAAACCCCTCAAGTGGTGGACATACCTAAGCCAAagcaaattgaagaaaatcctaAGAAGGATATCAAGGAGAGATACTCAGGATATCCTATCCTTGAAAAACTCCCTCAGGTGAATGATATATTGGTTTTTAAG ATATTAAAGCTGAATGAAAGATATGAACCAACTATCAGTGGCCATTTGAAAGGAAAGGTTATGGAGTGTGAGGAGGACACAAAACAAGTTACAGTAGACATTCTTG